A window from Effusibacillus lacus encodes these proteins:
- a CDS encoding sugar ABC transporter substrate-binding protein: MDKKWKRALSVTMGAALTLSLVAGCAGGKKEEGQPQQGGQGGQKVLRVAMGLGEDEWKVMRSDVIPKFEQANNVKVEAVQVEAKDVVEKLAAQQKANKVEIDLITQDVNELYALVDRGIVEDLSANKNIIPDTAIKGMIEAGTFENKLMFLPYRPNVEIAFYNEKKFQDAGLTPPKTWDDLLNVARTFKDKEKVGRVAIKANLEIDNTLHIFDFVRAAGGDPYVLNDEGSVKAFTFMQQLYPHLSPDSKRANWNFMNQFLATESVYLGQNWPFGVNKIVKEGGKKEIKAYSGWRGPVKESHTLGGEVIGIPKGSPNKDLALKFAEYLMSKDVQETLVSKLGWPSVRTDAYGKVEDWQKPYFEAVNSALQYASPRGNVPYWPTVNQAILDAFKDIVVGGKPVKETLDIYAKKIADVKK; this comes from the coding sequence ATGGACAAAAAATGGAAACGTGCGTTATCCGTCACCATGGGAGCCGCATTGACACTCTCACTGGTTGCCGGATGTGCCGGCGGCAAGAAAGAAGAGGGCCAACCGCAGCAAGGCGGCCAGGGAGGACAGAAGGTTCTCCGGGTGGCAATGGGTCTTGGCGAAGATGAATGGAAGGTAATGCGTTCCGATGTGATTCCAAAGTTTGAACAGGCGAACAACGTAAAAGTGGAAGCTGTTCAGGTCGAAGCAAAAGACGTAGTGGAAAAGCTGGCGGCCCAACAGAAAGCGAACAAAGTGGAAATTGACCTGATTACCCAGGACGTCAATGAACTGTATGCACTGGTTGACCGTGGCATTGTTGAAGATCTGAGCGCAAACAAAAACATTATTCCGGACACCGCCATCAAGGGCATGATAGAAGCGGGAACCTTTGAAAATAAACTCATGTTCCTCCCGTATCGCCCGAACGTGGAGATCGCTTTCTACAACGAGAAGAAGTTTCAGGATGCGGGTTTGACCCCGCCAAAGACCTGGGATGATCTGTTGAATGTGGCCAGAACCTTCAAGGACAAGGAAAAAGTCGGCCGCGTGGCGATCAAGGCCAACCTTGAAATCGACAATACGCTGCACATTTTTGATTTCGTCCGGGCTGCAGGCGGTGATCCTTATGTCCTGAACGACGAGGGCAGTGTAAAGGCGTTTACCTTCATGCAGCAGTTGTACCCTCACCTGTCTCCTGACAGCAAAAGAGCCAACTGGAACTTCATGAACCAGTTCCTTGCCACCGAATCTGTATACCTCGGCCAAAACTGGCCATTTGGCGTCAACAAGATTGTAAAAGAAGGCGGCAAGAAAGAGATCAAGGCGTACAGCGGATGGCGGGGGCCGGTTAAGGAATCCCACACACTCGGCGGGGAAGTCATCGGAATTCCAAAGGGATCCCCGAACAAAGACCTGGCTCTTAAGTTTGCCGAATATCTGATGTCGAAGGACGTTCAAGAAACCCTCGTGTCCAAGCTCGGATGGCCGTCTGTCCGGACAGACGCATACGGCAAAGTGGAGGATTGGCAGAAACCTTACTTCGAAGCGGTCAATTCCGCCCTGCAGTACGCTTCTCCCCGTGGCAACGTTCCTTACTGGCCAACTGTAAACCAGGCCATTCTGGATGCTTTCAAAGATATCGTCGTGGGCGGCAAGCCGGTAAAAGAAACGCTGGACATCTATGCGAAGAAAATCGCGGATGTAAAGAAATAA
- a CDS encoding ADP-heptose synthase, translating into MRSFAVEPVVLAIYGELLQPSVPVRFLMPLSAVEELGLFLEENFSSDEEEQAAIHSNIKRLVSFFDNPFVRKKTTLAGHPPWSVSKPVVYNEFVTVQVVNTVDTAAFGEEFDPIETELILLAMKENVPILTEDPFLQDRIVNSGLDVQVYDVEDFEFALEEGLAGMGPDSNLPTRNQNYILPIIFGSFLFILVVALIMAF; encoded by the coding sequence ATGCGGTCCTTTGCGGTGGAACCGGTAGTTCTTGCAATCTATGGCGAACTGCTGCAACCCTCTGTTCCCGTACGTTTCCTGATGCCGCTTTCGGCAGTTGAGGAATTGGGATTGTTCCTGGAGGAGAATTTCTCTTCCGATGAAGAGGAGCAGGCAGCGATCCATTCCAATATTAAACGGCTTGTGTCTTTTTTTGACAACCCCTTTGTCCGCAAAAAAACAACCTTGGCCGGCCACCCCCCATGGTCGGTCAGCAAGCCTGTCGTCTATAATGAGTTCGTCACTGTTCAAGTAGTAAACACGGTGGATACAGCCGCTTTCGGTGAAGAGTTTGACCCGATCGAAACCGAATTGATCCTGCTTGCCATGAAGGAGAATGTACCCATTCTGACCGAGGATCCTTTCCTCCAGGACAGGATTGTAAATTCAGGCCTGGACGTGCAGGTTTACGACGTCGAAGATTTCGAATTTGCTCTCGAAGAAGGACTTGCGGGAATGGGTCCCGACTCGAACCTGCCCACCCGGAATCAGAACTATATACTGCCAATTATTTTCGGCAGTTTCCTGTTCATTCTTGTCGTGGCGTTAATCATGGCTTTTTGA
- a CDS encoding protein kinase domain-containing protein, with amino-acid sequence MDRVFSDRYRLEEQLDETDGAVLFSALDQSFPRKVFITVYSKCDPSFVKLFQSRAQSLAGLSHHHIMSIYDMECIGDTCYLISEYRDCLTLREAIDSDLRFSLEEAMLMSMNIAQAIAHAHQMNVVHGHLTPDSIWLQGRDIKVAFLSPGCFDIWGDAREQDDLLALGKVLKDLFAATPPLYKLEVRSNINEVIDRLLGIREPAYRNAADVAYDLKMIISKDANPLYGGNSGHEEEDTRPYGVTSGEIQALLGTQKKNLIQQSFSKLRSIVMSYFALSMGMLLLGAAASLFMANPDPGTEKLKATIENVPVSVAKAESESSSTITITPTEPIGNLGKGVKATPDLVGLQKASAEQRLLSLGIRYIYYLEPSEYPTGTVFKQLQEPGSQIHPGERVVFYVSSGVQ; translated from the coding sequence TTGGATCGTGTCTTTTCAGACCGATACCGGCTGGAGGAACAGTTGGATGAAACTGACGGTGCAGTATTATTCAGCGCTCTTGATCAATCGTTTCCCCGCAAGGTATTCATAACCGTTTATTCCAAATGCGATCCTTCTTTCGTCAAACTCTTTCAGTCGCGTGCCCAATCTTTGGCCGGTCTTTCTCACCATCATATCATGAGCATCTATGACATGGAATGCATCGGGGATACCTGTTACCTGATTTCCGAGTACCGGGATTGTCTGACTTTGCGGGAGGCAATCGACTCGGATCTTCGTTTTTCCCTGGAAGAAGCAATGCTCATGTCGATGAACATCGCCCAGGCAATCGCCCATGCCCACCAGATGAACGTTGTGCACGGACATTTAACACCGGACTCGATTTGGCTGCAGGGAAGGGATATTAAAGTTGCCTTTCTGTCTCCCGGATGCTTTGACATCTGGGGGGACGCCCGGGAACAGGATGACCTTTTGGCGTTGGGAAAAGTGCTTAAAGATCTGTTTGCGGCTACGCCACCTCTATATAAACTGGAGGTACGAAGCAATATCAATGAAGTCATTGACCGATTGCTGGGAATTCGCGAACCTGCATACAGGAATGCGGCTGATGTCGCGTACGACTTGAAGATGATCATCTCTAAAGATGCCAATCCTCTCTATGGCGGGAATTCCGGCCATGAGGAAGAAGATACCCGTCCCTATGGGGTGACATCTGGTGAAATTCAAGCGCTGCTCGGCACCCAAAAGAAAAACCTGATTCAACAATCTTTCAGCAAACTCCGTTCGATTGTAATGTCCTATTTTGCGCTCTCCATGGGCATGTTGCTGCTTGGGGCTGCCGCATCCCTCTTCATGGCCAATCCGGACCCTGGCACAGAAAAGCTCAAGGCCACCATTGAGAATGTTCCGGTCAGTGTCGCGAAAGCGGAGTCGGAGTCAAGCAGCACGATTACCATCACCCCAACGGAGCCGATTGGAAACCTTGGCAAAGGAGTCAAGGCAACGCCGGATCTGGTGGGGTTGCAGAAGGCATCAGCGGAACAGCGCCTCTTATCTTTGGGGATACGGTATATTTATTATCTGGAGCCATCCGAGTACCCCACCGGAACTGTTTTTAAACAACTGCAGGAACCCGGTTCCCAAATTCATCCTGGAGAACGGGTGGTCTTCTATGTCAGTTCTGGGGTACAATAG
- a CDS encoding SelT/SelW/SelH family (seleno)protein: MSQNVKVSIEYCTMUNYLPKAVSVTEELLGQYTKQISGLTLIPSGGGVFEVMVGDKLVFSKKELGRFPDEGEVAKLFAANI; encoded by the coding sequence ATGTCCCAAAACGTGAAGGTGAGTATTGAATACTGCACCATGTGAAACTACTTGCCGAAAGCCGTCAGTGTGACGGAAGAACTGCTCGGTCAGTATACAAAGCAAATCAGCGGATTGACGCTGATCCCTTCCGGTGGCGGAGTCTTTGAAGTAATGGTGGGAGACAAACTCGTGTTCTCAAAGAAAGAACTGGGCCGTTTCCCGGATGAAGGAGAAGTTGCCAAACTGTTTGCCGCCAATATTTAA
- the mobA gene encoding molybdenum cofactor guanylyltransferase gives MEHGVIILAGRKLNRMGTDKALLAIQGKTVIQRIRDEMGKAVSGIEIAFDDRPVAPFIIVTNDPDSYQFLGERTVRDRHPGTWSACRNTCWA, from the coding sequence GTGGAACACGGGGTCATTATTCTCGCGGGCCGCAAGTTGAATCGAATGGGTACCGATAAGGCACTGCTCGCGATCCAAGGTAAGACGGTAATTCAACGAATCCGTGACGAAATGGGCAAAGCGGTTTCAGGAATCGAAATCGCATTCGATGATAGGCCAGTTGCTCCATTTATCATAGTCACGAATGACCCGGATTCTTATCAATTTTTAGGTGAAAGGACAGTAAGGGACCGACACCCCGGGACTTGGTCCGCTTGCAGGAATACATGCTGGGCTTGA
- a CDS encoding FAD-dependent oxidoreductase yields the protein MYEMDCDVLVVGGGVTGVAAATAAARTGAKTILLESKPFVGGNATTGLCLHNYITKFGRQVVFGIAQEIVDRLMKMGGAVGHIPFGGFVHSVTPVDGEMFRILSTQLLDEAGVTVLYGVNVVGAEADNGHVKGVQVAAKGGVRTIRAKTYVDASGDADLAVFAGAKYRKGDKKTGKMQPVSMLLRCYGVDTREIANAIAVSKPAVATRPDFADPFPVYFNGSFRQWNDIIRENGIFPNDDHMVFFNTVWPNQINVNTSAIAGIDGTDPLSLSHATVKLTQHVAKIGEFLKEYVPGFQNSYYIPAAFAGVRETRNIEGLYEISDEDVNSGRKFHDTIGQICFPVDIHDPDTGQARFYEIGDDGAFDIPYRAMIPKSLENIIVAGRCISATSYAHGATRNMAPCLVMGEGAGVAAALAAQQKVSMPELDVKKLQDTLEERGVFLGERGKRTTFTS from the coding sequence ATGTACGAAATGGATTGCGATGTGTTGGTTGTTGGAGGGGGGGTTACCGGTGTGGCTGCAGCAACAGCTGCCGCACGAACCGGAGCCAAGACCATTTTGCTTGAATCCAAGCCATTTGTCGGAGGGAATGCAACAACAGGTCTTTGTCTTCATAATTACATCACTAAGTTCGGGCGTCAGGTGGTATTTGGAATTGCACAAGAGATCGTCGACCGATTGATGAAAATGGGGGGAGCTGTGGGGCACATTCCATTCGGAGGATTTGTTCATTCGGTAACTCCTGTTGATGGAGAGATGTTTCGAATTCTTTCGACTCAGCTATTGGATGAAGCCGGGGTAACTGTCCTCTATGGAGTTAATGTTGTTGGTGCTGAAGCGGATAATGGTCATGTCAAAGGAGTACAGGTCGCTGCAAAGGGCGGAGTAAGAACAATCAGGGCTAAAACATACGTTGATGCCAGCGGGGATGCGGATCTTGCGGTCTTTGCCGGTGCGAAATACAGAAAAGGGGACAAAAAGACTGGTAAAATGCAGCCGGTTTCTATGTTACTCCGTTGCTATGGAGTTGATACCAGAGAAATTGCGAATGCGATAGCTGTTTCGAAACCGGCAGTGGCAACACGACCGGATTTTGCGGATCCATTTCCGGTATATTTCAACGGTTCATTTCGCCAATGGAACGATATTATACGCGAAAATGGGATTTTTCCCAATGATGATCATATGGTTTTCTTCAATACGGTTTGGCCCAATCAAATCAATGTGAATACTTCGGCGATCGCGGGTATTGATGGTACCGATCCACTGTCGTTATCGCACGCTACAGTTAAGTTGACACAGCATGTTGCTAAAATTGGGGAATTTTTAAAGGAATACGTACCCGGTTTTCAGAATTCTTATTACATTCCTGCAGCATTTGCGGGTGTCAGAGAAACACGCAATATCGAGGGGCTATATGAAATTTCTGATGAAGATGTCAACAGCGGACGCAAATTTCATGATACGATCGGACAGATTTGTTTTCCAGTAGACATTCACGATCCGGATACCGGTCAGGCCCGCTTTTATGAGATTGGAGACGATGGGGCATTCGATATTCCGTATCGTGCAATGATACCTAAGAGCTTGGAAAATATCATTGTGGCAGGCCGATGCATTTCGGCAACCTCCTATGCTCACGGTGCAACACGTAACATGGCTCCTTGTTTGGTGATGGGTGAAGGTGCGGGTGTAGCAGCTGCACTTGCTGCACAGCAAAAAGTGAGTATGCCTGAAT